A single genomic interval of Helicoverpa zea isolate HzStark_Cry1AcR chromosome 19, ilHelZeax1.1, whole genome shotgun sequence harbors:
- the LOC124639316 gene encoding uncharacterized protein LOC124639316, producing the protein MEPEVEPEPGFSEANSDNVPEIDALVLAAFFASNKIQTPPSGRPNLGDDAISYVQIMRMGKLCTMKCKVYSEVDSKLYAVTLTLNETDSVIDSVHCHDCGDSEGVCLHAAAFVLWAHRKSEQQSGTCQSYFHKPILQCSPEDFRISNIFNFKPNPQPMPSDTSVFDEFIKMAQKNNVTDCPLLRYHSSYKCSDMESLSMHQLAIKYKDKCSETFLEAIKQDITKDLINKIQKETIGKNYRELWCELQYGRITASKAYATSECDTCDEDLISSIMGAYMPDTEAKKEKRAIKSLVRQTVEMALGEKIDICGLMLNNTFPMIVGSPDGICADGIVHIELITSEKPESHFIKDGKPTDKYYAELQILMYLTDTTNCYYCVADFVNHKQVQITQVPINSGHVNYLLNVLELFWKTYVYPLIINAVTDVKVET; encoded by the exons atggaGCCAGAAGTGGAACCTGAACCTGGATTCAGCGAAGCAAATAGCGACAATGTGCCTGAAATTGATGCACTAGTACTTGCAGCATTTTTCGcatcaaacaaaatacaaactcCACC TTCTGGGCGGCCAAACCTTGGAGATGACGCGATATCCTATGTTCAGATTATGCGGATGGGTAAACTATGTACTATGAAATGTAAAGTTTACTCAGAAGTGGACTCTAAGCTTTATGCTGTTACATTGACCCTGAATGAGACAGACAGCGTGATTGACTCCGTGCATTGCCATGACTGCGGGGACTCAGAAGGTGTCTGTCTCCATGCAGCAGCTTTTGTCCTGTGGGCTCATCGCAAGAGTGAGCAACAGTCTGGTACTTGTCAGTCCTATTTTCATAAACCTATACTCCAGTGCTCACCTGAAGACTTCAGAAtaagcaatatttttaatttcaaaccaAACCCACAACCGATGCCTTCAGACACATCCGTCTTTGACGAATTTATAAAGATGGCACAAAAGAATAATGTAACGGACTGCCCTCTCTTAAGATATCATTCTTCTTACAAATGCAGTGATATGGAGAGTCTTTCAATGCACCAACTTGCTATTAAATACAAAGACAAGTGCTCTGAAACATTCTTGGAAGCAATAAAACAGGATATAACaaaagatttaataaataaaattcagaaGGAAACTATTGGAAAAAACTACCGTGAACTTTGGTGTGAATTACAGTATGGTAGGATAACTGCATCTAAAGCTTATGCAACAAGTGAATGTGACACATGTGATGAGGACCTTATATCAAGCATTATGGGTGCATACATGCCAGACACTGAAGCTAAGAAAGAAAAAAGAGCTATTAAAAGTTTGGTTAGACAAACTGTTGAAATGGCACTTGGAGAGAAGATTGATATATGTGGGTTGATGTTAAACAACACTTTTCCAATGATAGTGGGATCCCCTGATGGAATATGTGCCGATGGCATTGTACACATTGAGTTAATCACTAGTGAAAAGCCTGAATCACACTTTATCAAAGATGGCAAGCCAACTGACAAATATTATGCAGAGCTGCAGATATTAATGTACCTGACTGATACTACTAATTGTTACTATTGTGTAGCTGACTTTGTTAACCATAAGCAGGTGCAGATTACTCAAGTGCCAATTAACAGTGGGCATGTGAACTATCTACTGAATGTCTTAGAATTATTCTGGAAAACATATGTGTATCCCTTGATTATCAATGCTGTAACAGATGTGAAAGTAGAAACCTAA
- the LOC124639321 gene encoding cytochrome b-c1 complex subunit 6, mitochondrial-like has product MSDKKIIPVVKAEEEAAEEEEMVDAQSHLREVCSQKPDAQSHWAKYQECNDRVNSRSQTTETCEEELIDYLHVLDHCVTKDLFKRLK; this is encoded by the exons ATGTCCGACAAAAAAATTATTCCCGTGGTCAAGGCTGAGGAGGAGGCAGCCGAGGAGGAAGAAATGGTTGATGCTCAGTCTCACCTCAGG GAGGTATGCTCACAGAAGCCTGATGCCCAGAGCCACTGGGCCAAGTACCAAGAGTGCAATGACCGCGTCAACTCCCGCTCCCAAACCACAGAGACCTGCGAGGAGGAACTCATTGACTACTTGCATGTCCTCGACCATTGCGTCACCAAGGACCTCTTCAAGAGGTTAAagtaa